One genomic region from Streptomyces sp. Li-HN-5-11 encodes:
- a CDS encoding polysaccharide pyruvyl transferase family protein, whose protein sequence is MTTSQHRLPRSRSPRIGLLGSYGGFNIGDEAILQCVLGCLRAHRPQAELIVFSRDAGHTRAHQPMADEVVDWEGVPQKQVTDVLSSLDLLVLGGGGILFDGEARRYLKLVRAAQVRGVRTFAYAVGAGPLRESDDREAVRTVLPAMDEVVVRDEESRLVLEEVGVERDLVVTADPALLLPPEPFTAEMMRQEGVPANARLVGMSVREPGRAAEKLDEGDYHALLADVADFLVRRLDAHVVFMPMERHDVRHAHAVLSRMTAPDRGRILHSAYTPGQVLGLMSHLDLVVGMRLHFLIFAALAGLPVLPLPYAGKVFDFARRLGAPALVGVAREQVGLLLAEVDRLWDEFPQRRVDLNTRVRTLRQLAAETCARCAALLDDMDRAHNPPGQAGASGTARGTEITASHGLHLLDRGPEEGAVAGRSAGQEA, encoded by the coding sequence ATGACCACCTCACAGCACCGCCTGCCCCGTTCGAGGAGTCCGCGCATCGGCCTGCTGGGCTCCTACGGCGGCTTCAACATCGGTGACGAAGCCATCCTCCAGTGTGTCCTCGGCTGTCTGCGGGCCCACCGGCCGCAGGCGGAGCTGATCGTCTTCAGCCGCGACGCCGGGCACACCCGGGCACACCAGCCGATGGCGGACGAGGTGGTGGACTGGGAGGGCGTCCCGCAGAAGCAGGTCACCGACGTGCTGTCCAGCCTCGATCTGCTGGTGCTCGGCGGGGGCGGCATCCTCTTCGACGGCGAGGCGCGCCGCTATCTGAAGCTGGTGCGGGCGGCCCAGGTCCGGGGCGTGCGAACCTTCGCCTACGCGGTCGGCGCCGGTCCCCTGCGCGAGAGCGACGACCGGGAGGCCGTACGCACCGTGCTGCCGGCCATGGACGAGGTGGTGGTGCGCGACGAGGAGTCCCGGCTGGTCCTGGAGGAGGTCGGGGTGGAACGCGACCTCGTCGTCACCGCCGACCCGGCGCTGCTGCTGCCGCCGGAGCCGTTCACCGCCGAGATGATGCGGCAGGAGGGCGTGCCGGCGAACGCCAGGCTGGTGGGAATGTCGGTGCGTGAGCCCGGCCGGGCGGCGGAGAAGCTGGACGAGGGCGACTACCACGCGCTCCTCGCCGATGTCGCGGACTTCCTGGTGCGCCGCCTGGACGCCCACGTGGTCTTCATGCCGATGGAACGCCACGACGTCCGTCACGCCCATGCCGTCCTGTCCCGGATGACCGCGCCGGACCGGGGCCGGATCCTGCACAGCGCGTACACGCCCGGGCAGGTGCTCGGCCTGATGAGCCACCTGGACCTCGTGGTCGGGATGCGGCTGCACTTCCTGATCTTCGCGGCCCTTGCCGGGCTGCCGGTCCTGCCGCTGCCGTACGCGGGCAAGGTGTTCGACTTCGCCCGCCGACTGGGCGCCCCGGCCCTCGTGGGGGTGGCCCGCGAGCAGGTCGGCCTGCTGCTGGCGGAGGTGGACCGGCTGTGGGACGAGTTCCCGCAGCGCCGGGTGGACCTCAACACCCGCGTCCGCACCCTGCGGCAACTCGCCGCGGAGACCTGCGCGCGGTGCGCGGCCCTGCTCGACGACATGGACCGGGCGCACAACCCGCCCGGTCAGGCCGGCGCCTCGGGGACGGCCCGCGGCACGGAGATCACGGCGTCGCACGGCCTGCACCTGCTGGATCGCGGCCCCGAAGAGGGCGCCGTGGCCGGGCGGAGCGCCGGGCAGGAGGCGTGA
- a CDS encoding MFS transporter translates to MDASIVIISLPAIFRGIGLDPLSPGNIGYLLWMILGYLLVSAVLVVVLGRLGDMFGRVRIYNLGFLVFACASVALSLDPFRAGAGALWLILWRMVQAFGGSMLTANSAAILTDAFPARQRGMALGVNQITALAGQFLGLLAGGLLAAVDWRAVFWVSVPVSVTGTVWSYLSLRETAGDRRGRIDWLGNLTFASGAGLLLAAITYGIQPYGRDATGWGNPWVLAGLLGGGFLLLLFCYVETVVAEPMFRLALFRVRAFAAGNLAALLTAIARGGLQFMLIIWLQGIWLPLHGYDFEDTPLWAGIFMLPLTVGFLLAGPLSGYLSDRFGARLFATAGLLLVAASFLGLLTLPVDFSYGPFAALLLANGLGQGMFSAPNTSSIMGSVPSEYRGVASGMRSTFQNSGTALSIGVFFSLMVSGLASSLPSALGEGLRSHGVPAGAAQLAASLPPVSTLFATFLGNNPVEHLLGPGGTLAHLTAAQRATLTGHTFFPRLVSGPFHHGLTVVFAVAAGMAVVSAVASASRGRHRLPDEPGLRAPLPGRTPTGSPLDERGSR, encoded by the coding sequence ATGGACGCCTCCATCGTGATCATCTCGCTGCCGGCGATCTTCCGGGGCATCGGGCTGGACCCCCTCTCGCCGGGCAACATCGGCTACCTGCTGTGGATGATCCTGGGCTATCTGCTGGTGTCGGCCGTGCTCGTGGTCGTACTCGGCCGGCTCGGCGACATGTTCGGCCGCGTGCGCATCTACAACCTGGGCTTCCTCGTCTTCGCCTGCGCGTCGGTCGCCCTGTCCCTCGATCCGTTCCGGGCCGGCGCCGGTGCCCTGTGGCTGATCCTGTGGCGGATGGTGCAGGCCTTCGGCGGCTCCATGCTCACCGCGAACTCGGCCGCCATCCTCACCGACGCCTTCCCCGCCCGCCAGCGTGGCATGGCGCTCGGCGTCAACCAGATCACCGCCCTGGCCGGCCAGTTCCTCGGCCTGCTCGCCGGGGGTCTGCTCGCCGCCGTCGACTGGCGCGCCGTGTTCTGGGTGAGTGTCCCGGTCAGCGTGACCGGCACCGTCTGGTCGTACCTGAGCCTGCGCGAGACGGCCGGGGACCGCCGCGGCCGCATCGACTGGCTGGGCAACCTCACCTTCGCCTCCGGCGCCGGACTGCTGCTCGCCGCGATCACCTACGGCATCCAGCCCTACGGCCGCGACGCCACCGGCTGGGGCAACCCCTGGGTGCTCGCCGGGCTCCTGGGCGGCGGCTTCCTGCTGCTGCTCTTCTGCTACGTCGAGACCGTCGTCGCCGAGCCCATGTTCCGCCTCGCGCTCTTTCGCGTCCGGGCGTTCGCCGCGGGCAACCTGGCCGCCCTGCTGACCGCGATCGCTCGTGGCGGACTGCAGTTCATGCTCATCATCTGGCTGCAGGGCATCTGGCTGCCCCTGCACGGCTACGACTTCGAGGACACGCCCCTGTGGGCCGGGATCTTCATGCTTCCGCTGACGGTGGGCTTCCTGCTCGCCGGCCCCCTCTCCGGCTACCTCTCGGACCGTTTCGGCGCCCGGCTGTTCGCCACCGCCGGGCTGCTGCTGGTCGCAGCCTCGTTCCTCGGCCTGCTGACCCTGCCGGTGGACTTCTCCTACGGGCCGTTCGCGGCGCTGCTCCTGGCCAACGGGCTCGGCCAGGGCATGTTCTCGGCACCCAACACGTCGTCGATCATGGGGAGCGTACCGTCGGAGTACCGGGGCGTGGCCTCGGGAATGCGCTCCACCTTCCAGAACTCGGGCACCGCCCTGTCCATCGGCGTGTTCTTCTCCCTGATGGTCTCGGGGCTGGCTTCCTCGCTGCCGTCGGCGCTGGGCGAAGGACTGCGCTCCCACGGCGTCCCGGCCGGTGCGGCCCAGCTCGCGGCCTCCCTGCCACCGGTGAGCACCCTGTTCGCCACGTTCCTCGGCAACAACCCCGTCGAGCACCTGCTCGGCCCGGGCGGCACGCTCGCGCACCTGACGGCGGCGCAGCGCGCGACGCTGACCGGGCACACGTTCTTCCCCCGGCTGGTCTCCGGTCCCTTCCACCACGGTCTGACGGTCGTCTTCGCGGTCGCCGCGGGCATGGCTGTCGTCTCCGCGGTCGCCTCCGCGTCGCGCGGCCGTCACCGGCTGCCCGACGAGCCCGGACTGCGGGCTCCTCTTCCCGGCAGGACGCCGACGGGATCCCCGCTCGACGAACGGGGATCCCGCTGA
- a CDS encoding CsbD family protein codes for MAGDQKAKAKKEQMKGKAKETVGRTVGNERMTAEGQTEKSKGDARQAKEKAKDTLKP; via the coding sequence GTGGCTGGTGACCAGAAGGCCAAGGCCAAGAAGGAACAGATGAAGGGCAAGGCCAAGGAGACGGTCGGCCGTACGGTGGGCAACGAGCGGATGACCGCCGAAGGACAGACCGAGAAGTCCAAGGGTGACGCCCGCCAGGCCAAGGAGAAGGCGAAGGACACCCTCAAGCCCTGA
- a CDS encoding DoxX family protein — protein sequence MSLLRVVGRPLLASMFVAGGVNSFRSPKDVAPVAESVVRPVTDRVAALPDSTEQVVRLSGGVQVAAGVLLGLGWLPRLSALALAGTLVPTTLAAHRFWEAEDPSERAQQRIHFLKNLSMLGGLLIAGDDTGGAPSLLWRGRHTARDLRREADLVRRTVHATARPAAAVGGIRAKLPA from the coding sequence ATGAGTCTGTTGCGCGTGGTCGGCCGCCCCTTGCTCGCCTCCATGTTCGTCGCCGGAGGCGTGAACTCCTTCCGCAGCCCCAAGGACGTGGCCCCCGTCGCCGAGTCCGTCGTCCGTCCGGTCACCGATCGTGTGGCGGCCCTGCCGGACAGCACGGAACAGGTCGTACGGCTCAGTGGCGGCGTCCAGGTTGCCGCGGGGGTTCTGCTGGGCCTCGGGTGGCTGCCCCGGCTCTCCGCCCTGGCACTCGCCGGCACGCTGGTGCCGACCACCCTCGCCGCTCACCGCTTCTGGGAGGCCGAGGACCCCTCCGAACGCGCCCAGCAGCGCATCCACTTCCTGAAGAACCTCTCGATGCTGGGTGGGCTGCTGATCGCGGGCGACGACACCGGTGGCGCGCCGTCGTTGCTGTGGCGCGGCCGTCACACGGCGCGAGACCTGCGGCGCGAGGCCGACCTGGTCCGGCGCACCGTGCACGCCACGGCCAGGCCTGCGGCCGCGGTCGGCGGCATCCGGGCCAAGCTGCCGGCCTGA
- a CDS encoding ATP-binding protein: MITPPRNEARGERVRTRPAAALRYGAIWVAGAARTVDARRAVRAFLTRAAHTAGTHVTTRAEQDAQLVTSELITNALRHAPGPCGLVLELSADSTRLTVTVRDTSRTLPLVRARDGARVGGHGLYLVRACSRALTATALPDGKQITAVLAL, from the coding sequence ATGATCACTCCGCCACGGAACGAGGCGCGGGGCGAGCGGGTGCGGACCCGGCCCGCCGCCGCGCTGCGCTACGGCGCCATCTGGGTCGCCGGTGCCGCCCGCACGGTCGACGCGCGACGCGCCGTCCGCGCCTTTCTCACCCGGGCGGCCCACACCGCGGGCACCCACGTGACGACGCGCGCCGAACAGGACGCCCAGTTGGTCACCAGCGAACTGATCACCAACGCGCTGCGGCACGCCCCGGGCCCCTGCGGCCTGGTCCTGGAGCTGTCCGCCGACAGCACCCGGCTGACGGTCACCGTCCGGGACACCTCGCGCACGCTGCCGCTGGTCCGGGCACGCGACGGGGCGCGCGTCGGCGGTCACGGCCTGTACCTGGTGCGCGCCTGCAGCCGCGCGCTGACGGCCACCGCTCTGCCCGACGGCAAGCAGATCACCGCGGTCCTCGCGCTGTAA
- a CDS encoding MarR family transcriptional regulator gives MDVDEAAPGGTPAPAPADSTAALAAALRLAVARIIRRLRQAHAVGDVSLSGMSVLARLAADGPDSPGSLAELERVRPQAMATTLAGLEQRGLVRRAPHAVDGRRAVVTITDDGRDMLAERRTESMQRLADAIEEFTARERSTLAAALPLLDRLAERL, from the coding sequence ATGGACGTCGACGAGGCCGCGCCCGGCGGAACACCTGCCCCCGCCCCTGCGGACAGCACCGCCGCGCTCGCCGCGGCCCTCCGCCTGGCCGTGGCCCGGATCATCCGGCGGCTGCGTCAGGCGCACGCCGTGGGGGACGTGTCGCTGTCCGGCATGTCGGTGCTGGCCCGGCTGGCCGCCGACGGCCCCGACTCGCCCGGATCGCTCGCCGAGCTGGAGCGTGTCCGGCCGCAGGCGATGGCGACCACGCTCGCCGGACTCGAACAGCGGGGTCTGGTCCGCCGCGCCCCGCATGCGGTCGACGGACGGCGGGCCGTCGTGACGATCACCGACGACGGCCGGGACATGCTGGCCGAGCGGCGCACCGAGTCCATGCAGCGACTGGCCGACGCCATCGAGGAGTTCACCGCACGGGAACGCAGCACGCTCGCCGCCGCACTGCCCCTTCTCGACCGGCTGGCGGAACGGCTGTGA
- a CDS encoding FAD-dependent oxidoreductase encodes MPVLRRPEQPRRVTLPPREALHAGRTDVLVVGGGPAGTAAAHAAADAGAGVILAERYAFLGGNATVALVMPLMSFHNEHKQAVFAADGEGDRLLPTDHGEGEPVVAGFLWRLLDRLTASGGCVPPSLETGYTVPFDPESFKLVLLDLLDEAGVDLLFHSFASSALPLDDGWRVVFETKSGPVVIDAGVVVDGTGDGDVAAACGAPFEVGRPEDGRVQPMTLMFRMADFARPHFAEYVRAHPDQWRGVHGLWDLVQEATEAGELRLPREDILFFGTPHPRELAINSTRVTGALGIDVWDLSRAEWTARRQLAQIDHFLRSRVPGFEESYAVQSGTQIGVRETRRVLGDYRLTGYDILDARPFPDVVAHGAYPIDIHNPEGSGTVIKRVPRGRFYDIPLRCLLPRQTDRLLVAGRCISGTHVAHSSYRVMPIAMATGQAAGVCAALATRLGRSPRDVPYALVQQELTRQGARLRVPDGLPAPERGDLAGRAPGPAAGS; translated from the coding sequence ATGCCCGTCCTTCGCCGCCCGGAACAGCCGCGGAGGGTCACTCTCCCGCCGCGTGAGGCCCTGCACGCGGGACGCACGGACGTTTTGGTGGTGGGCGGCGGCCCGGCGGGAACGGCGGCGGCCCACGCGGCCGCCGACGCCGGGGCAGGAGTGATCCTGGCCGAGCGGTACGCCTTCCTCGGGGGCAACGCGACCGTGGCTCTCGTGATGCCGCTGATGTCCTTCCACAACGAACACAAACAGGCCGTGTTCGCCGCGGACGGCGAGGGCGACCGGCTCCTGCCCACCGATCACGGCGAGGGAGAGCCGGTGGTCGCCGGCTTCCTGTGGCGGCTGCTGGACCGGCTCACCGCGAGCGGCGGCTGTGTCCCACCGTCCCTGGAGACGGGCTACACCGTGCCGTTCGACCCGGAGAGTTTCAAGCTGGTCCTGCTGGATCTGCTGGACGAGGCCGGAGTGGACCTGCTGTTCCACTCCTTCGCGTCGTCCGCGCTGCCGCTGGACGACGGCTGGCGGGTGGTGTTCGAGACCAAGTCCGGACCGGTCGTGATCGACGCGGGCGTGGTGGTGGACGGCACCGGGGACGGTGACGTGGCCGCCGCCTGCGGGGCCCCGTTCGAGGTGGGGCGCCCGGAGGACGGGCGCGTGCAGCCGATGACCCTCATGTTCCGGATGGCCGACTTCGCCAGGCCGCACTTCGCCGAGTACGTCCGCGCCCACCCCGACCAGTGGCGCGGCGTCCACGGGCTGTGGGACCTCGTTCAGGAGGCCACCGAGGCGGGCGAACTCCGGCTTCCCCGCGAGGACATCCTGTTCTTCGGCACTCCGCACCCGCGCGAGCTGGCCATCAACAGCACCCGCGTCACCGGCGCGCTGGGCATCGACGTCTGGGACCTCAGCCGCGCCGAGTGGACGGCCCGCCGGCAGCTGGCGCAGATCGACCACTTCCTGCGCTCGCGCGTGCCGGGGTTCGAGGAGTCGTACGCGGTGCAGAGCGGCACCCAGATCGGGGTGCGGGAGACTCGCCGGGTCCTCGGGGACTACCGGCTGACCGGCTACGACATCCTTGACGCCCGGCCCTTCCCGGACGTCGTCGCGCACGGCGCCTACCCCATCGACATCCACAACCCGGAGGGCAGCGGCACCGTGATCAAGCGTGTCCCGCGGGGCCGTTTCTACGACATCCCGCTGCGCTGCCTGCTGCCCCGGCAGACCGACCGGCTGCTCGTGGCCGGCCGCTGCATCTCCGGTACGCACGTGGCGCACTCGTCCTACCGGGTCATGCCCATCGCGATGGCCACCGGGCAGGCGGCCGGTGTCTGCGCCGCGCTGGCCACCCGCCTGGGGCGCAGTCCCCGGGACGTGCCGTACGCCCTCGTCCAGCAGGAGCTCACGCGTCAGGGCGCGCGCCTGCGTGTGCCCGACGGTCTCCCCGCGCCGGAGCGGGGAGACCTCGCCGGCCGTGCTCCCGGGCCCGCGGCCGGTTCCTGA
- a CDS encoding hemerythrin domain-containing protein has translation MGHGGDVIQELTTDHREVEEIFAQIEALPTGDKRRKDLADQATIELIRHSVAEEMHLYPAVRQYLPDGDAIADREIQDHSEAERTMKDLEGCRADDPQFDQLIGRLMREIREHVTDEEQNLFPQLRQAAAPEDLEQLGEKVRTAKKTAPTRPHPAAPDKPPANKLLAPGAGMVDRIRDALSGRGKTD, from the coding sequence ATGGGACACGGCGGAGACGTCATTCAGGAACTGACCACCGACCACCGCGAGGTGGAGGAGATCTTCGCGCAGATCGAGGCCCTCCCGACGGGGGACAAGAGGCGCAAGGACCTGGCCGACCAGGCCACCATCGAACTGATCCGGCACTCCGTGGCCGAGGAGATGCACCTGTACCCGGCGGTCCGGCAGTACCTGCCGGACGGCGACGCCATCGCCGACCGGGAGATCCAGGACCACTCGGAGGCCGAGCGGACGATGAAGGACCTGGAGGGCTGCCGGGCCGACGACCCGCAGTTCGACCAGCTGATCGGCCGGCTGATGCGGGAGATCCGCGAGCACGTGACGGACGAGGAGCAGAACCTCTTTCCGCAGCTCCGGCAGGCCGCCGCACCCGAGGACCTCGAACAGCTCGGCGAGAAGGTGCGCACGGCGAAGAAGACGGCACCGACGCGGCCGCACCCTGCCGCCCCGGACAAACCGCCGGCGAACAAGCTCCTGGCCCCCGGTGCCGGAATGGTCGACCGGATCCGGGACGCGCTGTCCGGCCGCGGCAAGACCGACTGA
- a CDS encoding right-handed parallel beta-helix repeat-containing protein, producing the protein MRVPLTVDAREHGLAGDGVTNDQPAFQRLVDTLGAARAADGNPRTVRVPAGRYVMRDEPTVWRSGVSLVGAGRGATCFLLGNPGNRTTPVPLAWFTAAQHRAGRDNHLADIAFAHFEIDGSGVTTEEYDPLAKGLGLQYVLRGRFTDLYVHDTAATGFGCDFLQDTVVEGVLAERCGRQDSGEQMGGAGIGIGVGGWGRVERLTVTACTATGNHTNGIFVELQNEEWEPPRGIRITACHAEDNRFGISDWGADGLLVTSSTMLGNHEAGFDVSSQGTSGIGGRGGIVTGCVIDGNVRDGVGLGNTPGPYALRGNRISSNGRFGYWEHNLAGGDEEPAANIVLEGNDIRDNALDGVRVDAPVRDMAILDNRIRNNGRRAGGAVEGGGEGVRFSALSLTDEKAGWPPDGHRGKQVTVGGQTALVTFNTSTELALAPVRPGADTAWPDGVPEPGSAYRLPAAPGPRAGLTVAAAVTRPQMHGNRIGDDQRARTQTHGMRITRDGRWTSGRVSDNDLSDNATAATRFDTPPAGGRWRDNDE; encoded by the coding sequence ATGCGAGTGCCCTTGACCGTCGACGCCCGCGAGCACGGTCTGGCCGGTGACGGGGTGACCAACGACCAGCCTGCCTTCCAGCGTCTGGTGGACACGTTGGGTGCGGCCCGCGCCGCGGACGGCAACCCGCGCACGGTGCGTGTGCCCGCCGGACGCTACGTGATGAGGGACGAGCCGACCGTCTGGCGCAGCGGTGTCTCCCTCGTCGGAGCGGGGCGCGGCGCCACCTGCTTCCTCCTCGGCAATCCCGGCAACCGGACGACCCCCGTGCCGCTGGCCTGGTTCACCGCGGCCCAGCACCGGGCCGGGCGGGACAACCATCTCGCGGACATCGCCTTCGCCCACTTCGAGATCGACGGTTCCGGCGTGACGACCGAGGAGTACGACCCCCTGGCGAAGGGGCTCGGCCTGCAGTACGTGCTGCGGGGCCGCTTCACCGACCTGTACGTCCACGACACCGCGGCCACCGGTTTCGGCTGCGACTTCCTCCAGGACACGGTCGTTGAGGGAGTGCTGGCCGAACGGTGCGGGCGGCAGGACAGCGGCGAGCAGATGGGGGGCGCGGGCATCGGGATCGGCGTCGGCGGCTGGGGCCGGGTCGAACGGCTGACCGTCACCGCCTGCACCGCGACCGGCAACCACACCAACGGAATCTTCGTCGAACTGCAGAACGAGGAGTGGGAGCCGCCCCGCGGCATCCGCATCACCGCCTGCCACGCCGAGGACAACCGCTTCGGCATTTCCGACTGGGGCGCCGACGGACTGCTCGTCACCTCATCGACCATGCTCGGCAACCACGAGGCCGGGTTCGACGTGTCCTCCCAGGGCACCTCGGGCATCGGCGGCCGCGGCGGCATCGTCACCGGCTGCGTGATCGACGGCAACGTCCGGGACGGGGTCGGGCTGGGAAACACACCGGGGCCCTACGCCCTGCGCGGCAACCGCATCAGCAGCAACGGGCGGTTCGGCTACTGGGAGCACAACCTGGCCGGAGGTGACGAGGAACCGGCCGCGAACATCGTGCTCGAGGGCAACGACATCCGGGACAACGCCCTCGACGGCGTACGCGTCGACGCCCCGGTCCGGGACATGGCGATCCTGGACAACCGGATCCGCAACAACGGCCGCCGCGCGGGCGGGGCCGTTGAGGGCGGCGGCGAAGGGGTGCGGTTCTCCGCACTGTCCCTGACCGACGAGAAGGCCGGCTGGCCGCCCGACGGGCACCGCGGCAAGCAGGTGACGGTGGGAGGACAGACCGCGCTGGTCACCTTCAACACCTCGACCGAGCTGGCCTTGGCCCCCGTACGGCCCGGCGCGGACACCGCCTGGCCGGACGGCGTTCCCGAGCCGGGCTCCGCCTACCGGCTGCCCGCCGCTCCGGGCCCGCGCGCGGGACTGACCGTCGCGGCCGCCGTGACGCGGCCCCAGATGCACGGCAACAGGATCGGCGACGATCAGCGTGCCAGGACCCAGACCCACGGCATGCGGATCACCCGGGACGGCAGGTGGACGAGCGGGCGGGTCTCGGACAACGACCTGAGCGACAACGCGACCGCGGCCACCCGGTTCGACACCCCTCCCGCCGGGGGCCGGTGGCGCGACAACGACGAGTGA
- a CDS encoding MFS transporter encodes MDTDARPGGHPGRRADAPDPRRWKALWVTLATGFMSLLDVTIVAVALPSMQRDLGASAAAVQWVVSGYALTFALVLVPAGRLGDAVGRRRIFLVALAGFVVCSAAAGAAPTVAWLVVARLAQGACAGCLAPQNSALIQQMFRGAERGRAFGLFGATVGVSSAVGPVTGGLILALAQGPQGWRWIFYVNVPVGAIALLLGIRLLPRVAPGRRERLDLPGVALLGAGVLCLMLPLVFAESGGVRRLWWLFLAGAALLAVFARWEGRVAARDGQPLLDPRLLTGTRGYASGAALGTVYFVGFSGVWLVFALFLQNGLGYSPLRSGLTVTPFAIGSAVAAVVAGRLVERLGRVLTVCGLVVVLAGLGATALILRGAAADVVAWLAAPALFAGGLGSGCVVSPNFTMTLREVPVRMAGAAGGALQTGQRLGSAMGTAALPGLFYLVLGATGKDYRSAVAVAVASALVAMLAALAVAVLDWRRDRHPGSRRGPRPVFHRHTTRASRG; translated from the coding sequence GTGGACACGGACGCACGGCCGGGCGGACACCCGGGCCGCCGGGCGGACGCGCCCGACCCGAGGCGCTGGAAGGCCCTGTGGGTCACCCTGGCGACCGGGTTCATGAGCCTGCTCGACGTGACGATCGTGGCCGTGGCGCTGCCGTCGATGCAGCGGGACCTGGGCGCCTCGGCGGCCGCCGTGCAGTGGGTGGTGTCCGGCTACGCGCTGACGTTCGCCCTCGTCCTGGTGCCCGCCGGCCGTCTGGGTGACGCGGTCGGCAGGCGCCGGATCTTCCTGGTGGCTCTGGCCGGCTTCGTGGTCTGCAGTGCCGCCGCGGGCGCCGCGCCGACGGTCGCGTGGCTCGTTGTGGCCCGCCTCGCCCAGGGGGCCTGCGCGGGATGCCTCGCCCCGCAGAACTCGGCGCTGATCCAGCAGATGTTCCGCGGGGCCGAACGCGGGCGCGCCTTCGGCCTCTTCGGTGCCACGGTGGGCGTCTCCAGCGCCGTGGGTCCCGTCACCGGCGGCCTCATCCTCGCCCTGGCGCAGGGACCACAGGGATGGCGCTGGATCTTCTACGTCAATGTGCCGGTCGGGGCGATCGCGCTCCTGCTGGGCATCCGGCTGCTTCCGCGGGTGGCTCCGGGCCGCCGGGAACGGCTCGACCTGCCCGGCGTGGCGCTGCTCGGGGCCGGGGTGCTGTGCCTGATGCTGCCCCTGGTGTTCGCCGAGAGCGGGGGAGTGCGCCGGCTGTGGTGGCTGTTCCTGGCGGGCGCGGCCCTGCTGGCCGTCTTCGCCCGGTGGGAGGGGCGGGTCGCCGCGCGCGACGGACAGCCACTGCTGGATCCGCGGCTGCTCACCGGCACGCGGGGCTACGCCTCGGGCGCGGCACTGGGCACGGTGTACTTCGTCGGGTTCAGCGGTGTGTGGCTCGTGTTCGCCCTGTTCCTCCAGAACGGCCTCGGGTACTCGCCACTGCGGTCGGGGCTCACGGTGACGCCGTTCGCGATCGGCTCGGCCGTCGCCGCTGTGGTGGCCGGACGGCTGGTGGAGAGGCTCGGCCGGGTGCTGACCGTCTGCGGGCTCGTGGTGGTCCTGGCGGGGCTGGGCGCGACCGCGCTGATTCTGCGCGGTGCTGCGGCGGACGTCGTGGCGTGGCTCGCCGCCCCCGCGTTGTTCGCCGGCGGACTGGGCAGCGGCTGCGTCGTCTCCCCCAACTTCACGATGACGCTGCGGGAGGTGCCGGTGCGGATGGCCGGCGCCGCCGGCGGCGCCCTCCAGACGGGCCAGCGGCTGGGCAGCGCCATGGGCACGGCGGCCCTTCCCGGGCTGTTCTACCTGGTCCTGGGAGCGACCGGGAAGGACTACCGCAGCGCGGTGGCGGTGGCCGTCGCTTCCGCTCTCGTCGCGATGCTGGCGGCGCTGGCGGTCGCCGTCCTGGACTGGCGTCGCGACCGGCACCCCGGAAGCCGACGCGGTCCGCGGCCGGTCTTCCACCGGCACACCACCCGCGCGAGCCGGGGCTGA